The genome window cAGAATGGTAGTTTATAAGAGCTTACGTATAAGTTTATGAAAAGTGTTGAAGAGAGATTTATACAAAATGATGAATCCATTAAGAACCTAACAGTGCAAGTTAGTCAAATAGTAAGTATACTTTCAGAAAACGCATTACCCCTGGGAGGACTATGCATATGGAAGAAGTAAATTCCAAAAGCATAACTCAATGGCCAAAGAAAAAACCTTAAAGAATATTTAGAATTTTTAAGCTCAAAGATTGAATTGGAAGTGAAGAGCTAAAGAATCAACATGAAATTGAAGATTCAACAGAAAACTCCCAAAAGCCATTAGGTTAAGGCTACAAATATAGTCACATGATAACTATACCTGTACCTATAAACCTGCTATAAAGAAAGCAGTTATGAAAGTGATGTACATGAATATTTGTTTTGAAAGATCAAACAAAAATTCTTCAAATTActtcatatttcatatttttacaccaatatgaagatgagacgtcatcttcatcTTCATTAGTGTCGTTTATATAAAAGGGCTCTCTTTTATAGTTAAGACCGTGTGTATATAGTCGCGGTATATTAAAGCATTCATCCTACTTAGATAATGCGGAAAAAAGCTAAAAAATTAAAGAGCAAAGGCATACATAAAATATGCTGAAATTTAACATTGATAAAAGTTTCTGAAAAACAAATCAAAaaacatccaaaaatatccaaGAAACATAAAAAATCATTGTTGAAGAGAAAACTAGGGAGCATCTTGAGAAGAAGCGGAAGGATCAACTTGGGGACTAGAAGATGAAGGCTGGGGATCAGCAGGATCAGCCTCTGAACCATTATTGCTTAAATCACTCTTGGTACTTTCTTCCTCGGGTGTATAGAAACTTTGACATTGCTGAGTAGTTTCAATTGCATCCCAAGCCATGTCAATCTTAGATTCTAGATCAAAGCCTTCTTGGCTAGCCTTAGTCAAAATTTCAAGAAGCGTGTTCAGGAAGGCCCAACTCATATCCAGAGTTGGCTTATCCTCGAGAGCCTCACAATCTTTCTCCAATTGGTCAACTTCAGCTCTCAGTTCTTCTTTTTCAGATTCGGCTGTTTCATAAGAAACCTTCAAAGGTTCAAGAGTAGATTTAAGGGAATTAACTTTGTTGGAAGAGGTGCGGAGATATTCTTGGGCTTGAATCAATGCTTGGACCAGATCACCCGCATACGCTTCTTTTTGATTTAGAAGTTCTTTC of Nicotiana tomentosiformis chromosome 7, ASM39032v3, whole genome shotgun sequence contains these proteins:
- the LOC138895544 gene encoding uncharacterized protein yields the protein MGFDDEHGSENDLVIDDDDYNRGGCGRNVENSNPALKPLSSPIERLFAQEFEGKEEEFGFVSEEPPLATLPLSPVAPTTNRVVIPRDEVGPSTRRGTKQINLTEKDILVVEKETLEQPIRITTAELAVMKASANQAEKEKDRMEATFSEQHSRATEEIRYLKELLNQKEAYAGDLVQALIQAQEYLRTSSNKVNSLKSTLEPLKVSYETAESEKEELRAEVDQLEKDCEALEDKPTLDMSWAFLNTLLEILTKASQEGFDLESKIDMAWDAIETTQQCQSFYTPEEESTKSDLSNNGSEADPADPQPSSSSPQVDPSASSQDAP